CAGATAACATAGTGACACCAGAACAGAACCCTTCTATTAGTACTAACAATATTACTTCTATACTAGATGATACATCGAGTAAATTGTCTCAATCATCATGTGATCCTGAGAATGTAACTAATGTTAAGAAGAGACGGCGTAAGAATCAACCAACAAAGAAAGTCTGTTccttaaagaaaaggaaaaaatcaaatcaaacaaCTATGACACAACACATTAATACTTCTATAATTGATGAATTATGTACTAATGAGGAGGATATCCCTTTGTAATTACACCGCCATTACTTGAAGACAATGATGTCACTATGATGATATCCTCAGATGAACAAGTGACAACACACCAAGATTTGTCACCTGATAAGCTCAATAAATCATTTCATATTGTTCCTCCTACACCATGGGTCAAACCATCAACCTCAAAACCTCAATATCCCTGGCAACAAGAACTTATTAGTGGAATGATTCCAGTGACATCCTCACCTTCAACTAACTGTAATATTGTTCCCCCTCAACCAAATACAATGACATCACCTTAAAACGTCCTGCCTCAGATGCACTAGCAAGTGATGAAATTATAGACTGCGATCACCATGACAACAAGCCATCAAGTCATGTCATGTTGCCACCAAAAGATAAGCAGATTTCTCAAGCTAAAAAGATTAaggtaatgtaatataattttctactTGTAGTCTATTTAATAGCATTCCATGAACAGACCAATTCTCATGAAAATACTGGAGTTACTAAAAAACTGTaagaattataattatactagataatttattgtgtaaaaataattttggacaCATCTCACAGTACTAAAGAACAACAGTTAGCACAACGAGCTGGTCTTCCTACATATAATTGTGTGGTATCAATTAGAAGGAAAGATGACAGAGCAAAATTGCCAGGAACAGCTTGTCCAGACTGTATTAAAGTAAGTACATAACTAAGTATTGCCATAAGGTcacatataaatttattattatcatgagGTCACATATAAATTTGTGTATTATCATAAGGACACATATAAATTTGTGTATTATCATAAGGACACATATAAATTTGtgtattaaaacataatgaacCCACTACAAAGtcatgatttaatttttaaaatgtcatacatAGAAACTTTAAGATATGGTCTGTACAGTCACTATTATTAGTATCAATATACTGACCACAAGTCATAATATTGTTGTATAGCTACTTCTATATCTTACTAGGCTCATCTTGTAGAATTAGTTTTGTATGTGTAAGCATTTtgttctctttctctctctctctgtctagtGGTTTCAAGGAGGTGATGGGATATATGAAATGAACAAGAGCATTTATTGAAAGCTTGTCGgcataatatttgtataaaccaCCTGAATCTGATCCCTCACTGGTGAAAATAGGCCTTTCCAAGAGTCCAGAGAGTCCAGATAGTAGTGACAGTTAGTTTTTCATGAAGGATTATGAAAATGatctaaattaattaatgaaatgtataaataaactgAGAATgtattattgaaataatttaCCAGTACctaaaaactatattaaaattaaaagagagACACTAAAACAGTCCAcaagtttattataatataacaaccACATAACTCTGTCTGACCTCTAATGAAATTATTATGACCACTAGTGTCAGATGAGTCCGTCATGGGAGCTATTTTATGTACTGCTTATTCTTAGGCTAACGAGCTACAAAATGAAGTGTATTTCTAGTCTGGAGCTGAGACCAGgattcatcattattaatttCACAATAAAGTATGGTGTTTCTTTGCAGGCTACCTAGAcacttaaaatataattatttttatttttattatgacaatataatattatattaaatacatttataattaaaggATAATTGAAGgagtaaaataattaacattcaAGCACACATATACAACTAAATAACAACATTTTCTAAAAAGATTCTAAGTTAAAGTTCCAAGTTAAAGCAAATTCATTttacaatgtttattattttttatgctTTTACATTGTTTACCAACAAGTTGTAATGGTTATGACAATAAATAGTTTTCCTTCCTTAGAAATATTGTACTTTAACTAtatcatataaacattccatTACAACTATTTTCTTTTCAGTAACAATCTgtagaatatttaaaatactgtatatattttatgtatttatgacttttttttaattagttgttaatcagatcaattaaaaatcaattaatgttgATCACGCGTGTGGTATTTCCCGCCAAATTTTGTCACACGTTTTTTGTGACTGGTTTTTCAATTTGAAGCATGGCAGGATCTCTTGATGATAATAAAAGTTCTCCATTTTTTGCAAGCTTATATTATTAGGTGAGTTATTTCTCCATCCATCATCTCTCGTCGATTTTTCAGTTGTTACAAGTCCTCTTTCTTTTCTCCTTCTCTAGGACCACGTCATCGTTGGATCATCTCGTACTTCGTTGGATCGACTCGCCCTTCTCGTCGCTGGATcatcttttcttttcatttttgtcATCCTTATctgtttgtttctctttttctttttaactttttatttatattatttttagttttttaattttgtaaaatcactttACTAATAAAGATTGACTTCTTATCTCTAGATCTCTTCGTTTCTACACGACTCGACTTGGAAGTTCTTACTgtgttcttgactgttcttctctgatgttcttgactgttcttctctgatgttcttgactgttcttctctgatgCTCTTGACTGTTCTTCGATGCTCTCTGGATGAAAAAGATGAGTCGCTCTCCGTGTCATTGGACTCTTTCCTGTCTTCCTTCAAGccttctttcctcttcttttaattttatttttttttattttgggctATCCAGTccatacactatacacacactcatacaaacTCTATTAATCATCTCTCCCCTGCCGCCTGGCggcctaaaaaaaattttttttaatatcctagGCCCCCAGGTGGCGGGGGAGAGCTCTGATCTTctagggtgcgtgtgtgtgtgctgtgtacgtgtgtgtgttggtggtcctttttcacttcctctgtctctcttcactcTCTATCCATTCATTGTCACTACCAGTTCAGTTATCACTACTCTTTTTCTTTCCCTGCAGGAGCAGCTCTGTTGAAGAAGGTGAGCTATCTCTCCATCCATCTTTCATCCTTTCTTTAGCAATCCAGTTTGTTACAAGtgactttcttttttcttcctctATGTTCTCTACTTGTGGGACTGACTGGACTCTTGGAGACTTTTCAAGTGCTGAGACTGTCTTActtcaagttttttttttttattttattttcttttttaaaacaagtttttttttaatttttcttttttaaattataattttgtatcTTTTCtatgtttttcttcttcaaaaacattttttactatAGTTTGTCAAAGTCAATTATCTTAACTTTGgtttagaatatttttaaattaataatcacAAAGTTTGAAGTTCTAAAATTCtagattatattaaataaacttcTTCATGAAAACTGAGAATTAGTTtagaattaaattttttatcttAACTATTagtttagaattaatttttttatcttaataaCTATTGTATTATCATCCATCTTTAATATTATCATCCATCTTTagtttagaattaatttttttatctttagttAATAACTATTGTATTATCATCCATCTTAACTATTGTATTATCATCCATCTTTAATATTATCATCCATCTTTagtttagaattaatttttttatctttagtaaataactattgtatTATCATCCATCTTATTGTTGTTTTACTATCATCTATCttattgttgttttacaaaaaagatactttttagcaaaatctatttttaataattaattaattataaatctaTCAGTATTTTGCTGTTCTTGTGAGGTGTGTGctgatgatattattattttcccGCCAATATGGTAGGTCACGCGTTTGCTGTTCCTTGCTAGGTGCGTGCTGATGATATTTTCCCGCCAAACCAATGTGTGCTCGTTAGCAGTAGACTCTCTGGAGGCTTTCTAGCAAACTAGAACAACACTACTAATCataataatactatatttaatttcataggGGCTTAAAAATAAAAGTCCTTATCTAAACACACTTCTTCATTATCCTTCATTTATCTTTTGTTCCTTCCATCTAAATTTATAACAGCTCCTTTAGTTCTTCAGACAAGTATATTTGGATAACTTTCTCCACCCAATGGTTGTCAACTTACCTTGTTGTAGCCATAATTAGCTAATTATAGAGGGTCAACCTAAGACTAGCAGTATTTACGTAacagttaatacaaaaaaaactttatttaacttagcaaatatttttattgttttcaacagTGTCCAACCACTTTTTAATGTCTTCATCAGAGGCATCGATAAACTTCCCCTGACAATAGGAATTGTAAGTAACTTTATTATATACGGTACACAAGGATGATCCTCCATGATATTTTTCATCTCTGGATAATGTATAGACCACGGTGGACTCTGCCAATTGACTGATTTGAGTTGCTGCTCAAACATCCCACCctatataacataaaatagaACTGTACATGTGTATCCATTTAGTAAAACATATATCCATTTAATAACTATGTATCCATTTAGTAAAACATGTATCCATTTAATAAACATGTATCCATTTAGTAAAACATGTATCTATTTAGTAAAACATGTATCTATTTAGTAAAACATTTATCTATTTCATTAAAACATGGGTCcatttacaaattatgtatgATTAATGACAGTTCCCTATAAAGAGATttacataataatttatatattgtgtACTAATCATAATGACACTACTAACTGGACTACAGTCTTCTTTCTGCCATGTCAATCCTCTATCGTCAATATGTACATTGAGAGAGCAGTTATGAAACAAGTTACTCGTAGCAATATTCCTTCTACCTCCACCAAAGAACACAGCACAGTGAcaattattaaatgtgtttgttaACAATTGTGTAACCACTCATCTAGAGAGGAAAAAGGTTAAGTGACTATTTTCTAAGATTATAACCTCACTTGGTCATCCAAATAAATGGCTTGTACTGAGGGAGATCCCAAAGGGTTTGTTTCAGTATTGTAAATATAACTGAATACATTGCCCATGATAATATTCCCTCGATCTATCCAACTTCTACCAGTATAAAATCCACCACTGTCTGATGTCTCATAACACAATTTGGATATTCTATTTCCCTCAATAAACAATCGTTACctgtgtataaataatattgtgaCAGCAAACTAGCCCCTCCTCCTTTAATTTTGACAATCTGAGGGCTGACTGTCAAAAGGAAGAGGGGCTAACTACTTGCTACACTAGTGTATTTACTATTGTTACAGTGTATTATTCAAAACCATTATATTATTGAGGCTAGCTACTAAGGACAGTTTCCACAGTCCAATTGGACACTTCATGACAGTTGTTCTACTTTCATTCTGTTTTCTGAGTTCATTACTACAAGGTCTATGTTGGACTCACCTCCTCCTAGAATGCCAGCATGAGGTCCATCAAGTATTGTATTGTGACGATATGTGTTCCCTACTCCTCCCCATGACAATCCGGGGGTATAGGTCCTCTTCCAATTGGACCATTTTGTTATAAGAGAATTTTGTAGAACATTGTTACCACGTGTGAGAGTTTTCTGtacagaaacattatcaaaaattgtcaataattattacaatgacAATAATAGCAAAATTTATAGGCAAACCCCTTTATTTAATCCCTAATTAACTAGTTAGCCATGACTTCAATTGTATGTAATGAAGACTAAATATCAATCCAATAGTATTGTAGTCAAATGATTGACCAAATCATTTGAtgatatgattataattatgataGTAAATGACTAGAAGAGACCTGAAATATGAATTAACCTTTAAGTAATATTACATCTATTACATTATGAAAAGACATCTGGTACTAATTCATCAAAGACATAAGTTATTATATACTGTGATAGTTAAGGTTTATACAAATTAAGGATGTGTCAAGTAAGGATTGATAAATTAGTAAAAATTGTACCAGATGTCTCTCTATCATTTTATCAGCTTGATCTTTAAAACTGAAGTCATGacttattatattaattatctagttagtgtAAGGTTTTATTAACCTGTTCTCCTCCTGAGAGATGTACACCTCCACATCCCATATTACTAATAGACAAATTGTCCAAAGTGTTATTATAGCCAGTGACAGCTATACCACTATCACctgaattttgtaatttttaatgaGGATAGAGTCATATTGTttactaaaaaagaaaaaaaaatgatgatcTGCTCTATGAATTGTGTATCCATtaatctatctatccatccattcattcattcatccatccatccatctatccgttcatctatccatccatctattcatctatccattcatccatctattcatctatccattcatccatctattcatctatccatccattcaatcatCAAACCATTTTGTGCATTAATTCCTATCGTTCGAGCACAATCTATTGTAAAATCTTGAAATTGTACAAATGACACATCTTGAAACAATAGAACAATCTCTCCAACTGACAAACATCCCTAACAATAACAAGTTTCAATCACAAACTATATGAACCACAACAAGACCTTTCCATTTAAAATTTTAGCTGTACtttcaaaaagatagaggataCCAGAGCCACGATCAagataatactattaataattaataatatcataagaaatatttagtaataaccTCATTGGCAGTGTCTAATTCCTCTAAAATATTTAGAGCGTAATATCGTGCATTCTCTACAAAACCTGTAAACAATATAAGTTAGAGAAGAACACAAGGAAGGTATATAATTTATACCATAGATTGAGGAGTTTGTAGAATTTACAACAAATTCCATAGTATCTTTTGTTAATGTCAtcaattttgacataattatcAGCCCAATCATATGTCCAATAGCCGTGTAAACCACCAATGTACTAATGTTCTTCCAAGACAAGATATGGTTTGTAGAGAGCTAGAAAATatacaattaattattttattatgacaatataatattatattaaatacatatataattaaaggaTAATTTGAATGAGTAAaataattaacacacacacacacacaaaggtgTATATACAACTAAATAACAACGTTTTCTAAAATACTTTAAGTTAAAATTCCaagttaaaacaatgtttattattttttatgctTTTACATTGTTTACAACAACAAGTTGTAATGGTTATGACAATAAATAGGTTTCCTTTCATAATTGGGAAAAAATTGTAACAGTGaccatttcttttaattatgaAGAAAACTACATTTTTGCAAAATGTGTCTATGGTATTGTGAATAgaaattgatatataataataataataataataataataatatcacctGCTGGTATTGAAACTGAAAACTCTTTTGTTTATCAGTGACTTTACCGGCACTCAAACCATTGCCATTTGCCTTCAGTATCAAGGTTAGGATAACGAGCTATCATCATATTCTTTCCCAACACTGTGTGTTATAAGAAAACATCATTAACTAAAGGGACTGTTTGTGTGGGAATTAACTGACCATTGGATCAGCATACAAatctaatttattattattacagttttCCTAATTGTCCTGACTGTAATTCACCATAATCAGTAATACCTAACTTCTTCAGATCAATCTACAGAATTATAAAAACATCATCATAAgaatcatttattaattatattaattcatCCATCAGTTCATCTATTCACTTGTATGATCTGATCTCTCACAGATTTCTTTTAATAAACCTAATATAACAGGATCAGTAACAGGACTAATAGCCTCCATCCAATTCAGTTTCACTCCAGCTGTAAGATGAGCTCCACCATTATTGAAGAAGAGTACCTAAAGAGAACAGAGAACATTGTCACAGTGAAGCTGAATTTTTGATGTAGAATTTGATGCAAGGCTGAATGTAAGGATTAAGAACAGAGCTATGTTGAAGGGAAGCCAGGAAGGGATGGTACAAATTACCAAGCCTCAGGCTAGTAAGGATCTGGGACACCATCAATGGCCACTTATATTTCAAGTGGAATGCATTTTGGGTGTGTTCTAGGTGTCCCTTCTGGTCATACTCTCAATATGGGCCTGCTTAGGATCTAGACTTCTTATTCACTTACTTGATAGGACATGATGGTGTACCTGAGTCAGCACTGCTAAAAGTAAGTGGACTATCAATGTAGTTATAAGGTGGTTAGTAGGTTCCACAATAACAGCAAATCCTGCTTTACAAGATGTCTTATCTGCAGCTCTGATTGTGTCACGAGCTttagttattgttttaaatggttTGTCTTGTGTGCCTGGATTGCTGTCATTTCCAGAATCACTGAAAATATCGTAAGtacaattgttatatatattattattataaaaacaccTTATATTGTATATGACACTCTATAATTTCTAGACTACTGTGCCAAAATTTGAGTcaaattttgtagtattttttagTCTACTTACCATTAACATAATATGTAGTACCTTCAGCAGCAATACCAACTGTTACAAACAGTAGTACAAGCAGCAGCAAACGAGGAAGCCCGCCTAGATACATAATTTGTGAGCTTCTGATTTTTGAGCCACGCCTCCTTTTATGTATCGTCTCTTTATGAAGGCGACCACTATCAGGCAGATTGCTAGCTCTGATCATCCTCAGAGTAAAAGACGCAAAATGTCTGGCATTTCATCCAATTCTTTGAACATTGGTTTTATTGGAGGTGGAACCTGGCACGATCTATTACAGAAGGTCTTTTAACATCAAGTAAGAAAAAAttgacaatataatattttattaattttatacactttatataatagatgaaagaaataagaaaagcTTTTATGCTTCCTTCACTAGTATAACCAGTGAAAATTGTAAGAAAATGGAGGTAAGTAGTCACCATGGTAACATCAGATAGATTAGCGGTGGGTGGAAGGACAGAAAATACAACCGAGTCATCACCATGGTTACACTTATTTTAATAGAGAGATTAGtgagtgagtggatggatggacaagtGGACTGATAGACACATTAAATGTTGTGTCTCTACCTACCTATAGGCATTAGGCATTAATGTTACGACTAATAACAAAGATATTGTTATGAATTGTGATATCATTGTCATCTCTGTTAAACCTCATCAAGTAATGGATATATTAAATGAAACTACAAAAATTATATGAAGATTCAGCACCAGTCAACCTATAGTTGGTAGTAATCGTGATGCCCAAAAATATGAGACCTCTAATAGTATCCGTGGCAACTGCAATTACTCTTAAAGATATTGAAGAGAAGGTATCCCTAATAATTAAACTAACAATGTTGGAGCCCttgtaaaatttgtttaatataattatttcaatacCAGATATTTAGATTTGTGTGTGAGTGCCTGAGCCTACAAAGATGCAATATTTTAACCTTTTTAgtgattaaattattttttcagacCAAAATATCCTGGAATATTGGAGGATCCCCAATGGTAGGTCATCTGCCTGTTGTACGATGTCTACCCACTGTGGCTTGTTCTGGTAAAGTAAAAATTCAGAACATACTGGAAATGTCATACCAGTGGTTAGTCAAGAATGAAATACCGCTTTTTATCATTTTAGTAAGAGCGGGTGTGACTGTTTATTCCGGTGGGCCGTTATTGTACTGAACAAGACTTAAAATCTTTTCTCGATATCTTTAGCTACTGTGGTTACTGTGAAGAAGTACctgaaaaatacattgatagTTTCACAGCTTTCAGTGGGAGTGGGGTTGCTTTTGTAAGTACATTAGCTAAACACTCTACCATAAGTCTTGTATCATTTGAGGACAGATGGGGATGGCTTTAGAGGCTATGGCTGATGGGGGAGTACTGGTTGGCATTCCTCGGTCAATGGCAGACAAAATAGCAGCTTACACTATGATAgtatgtaaaatataatgcagCTGGTATGGAAGTCATTATTGTGTTTAATCCTTTGAGAAGGAAACATTTAACTTCTGTTTTCTTTAGAGTGCGGCCAAGATGGTCACTGAAAGAGGGGCTTCAACCTAGTGAGGTGAGACATGCATTAAAAACTTTGCTATCCTATTGTACATGTCTTAGTGTTACGATACttggtttgtgtgtttattatacTTGTGTATTTTACAGATTAAATCCTTGGTTGCATCTCCTGGTGGTACAACTATACATGGTTTAAAAGTAATGGAAGATTGTGGAGTGAGAAGTGGAATTATGGGTGCAGTACAAAGAGCTACTGAGAGAGCTATAGAATTGAGGCCTAAACAaacttaaaactatttttatagaCAAAAAAGTGATCATTTAAATCATGTTGCTATAGATACAATGATTCTTTGAAAGTGTAAGTTGAAACATTTGACAAGGCAAATTGGTTATCATACTGAGGAGTCATAGTATGATGATTCCACATATCTCCTGCCTCAAGTCCTAATACTTACAGAATTAGGTTGTGTAATTGCTTCCACGTGGTTACATAGTGAAACATCCACTATTGCTCactcaatatttatttaacaatggcATAAAAAAAGTAATATCAATATATGAGTTACCTTAATGATGATTTtctgattattattaaactatattccctttattattaaattaatatactaataaacCTTTATCTTCTTTTTAATGCATAATCTTGTAACTCTCCATTTCCAATACGAGACAATTCAGCTGCTCTTTTACTTGCTGTCTGTACTGCTTCCATCATTAATCCTCGAAAACCAGCTTTCTCTAGGACCTGTATAGCTTGTATAGATGTTCCAGCTGGGGAGCACACTGCATCTTTGAGCTGTTGAGAGAGAGTAAGAATGTGATTGATGGAAGACACTTAAACTTACTTACCTCACCAGGATGACTTCCATTATCCAGTACCATCTTCGCAGCTCCCTAAAGTAAAAGCGTTAactgatatatgtacatatataattcaatacttttaaaattggtaatattgacaaatgattgattaatatatcagaAATATCTTACCCAACATAGTGTGTGCTATAAGTTGTAGGGAGAGATGTTTTTGGGAATCCCCGCCCACACACCTCATCGGCCAGGGCATCCATTGTTAAAAACATCTATATTATTAAACAGATATGATCATCATATGACAATAGGTCTATTTAGAAAATCTCATTAGCTTTTGGCCATCCCAATCTATTTGTGTGAtattgtacttgttttgttGCGTTACTATAGCAACTCACATAAGAAGGACCACACCCAGTCAGTCCTGTAATAACATCCATGTAGTATTCATCCATTTCATGACAAACACCCACTGATGATAAAAGATAGTCGACCAGATTTTTATCACCATCTCTGACCTTAGAAACCCAACGAATAGATGGTCACTCCATTACGAACAACCACTGGTGTGTTAGGCATACAACGAATTACTCTAGTATTGTTCGGTAAAATTCTATTGAAGGAAAGTGAAAAAACAATGAGTCTATTGGCAGTAGGATAATGTTATGTCTGTAAAGAGATatagtttaacaacaacacaactAAATAATTTATCTAAACAGAGGAGACAAGAAGACTAATGTGGCAATAATCAAAATGTTCCCATCCAGGTTTCTGGATACCCAAAGAGATTATAATATGACCATATAATGTTTCTTCTTACTTTCTCTATCTTTTCTAAAGGGATACCAGCTGCTACTGATATGATTAGATGATCACGAGTAAACACAGTGAGAGACCTCTTTCAGAACTTTTGTTACAACATGAGGTTTGACAGCTACCCATATCCCTCACTGTTTTTTACTGTCTCTCCTCGTTGCTAGGGTAACATTAATCCCCaatttctaaaaatagatttaaatttcatgtcatttttaatgataatatgTTAGATAACACATTAATGATAATAGATAGTACCTCTATAGTATCAATATCTTTTTT
The DNA window shown above is from Gigantopelta aegis isolate Gae_Host unplaced genomic scaffold, Gae_host_genome ctg5348_pilon_pilon, whole genome shotgun sequence and carries:
- the LOC121366331 gene encoding LOW QUALITY PROTEIN: pyrroline-5-carboxylate reductase 3-like (The sequence of the model RefSeq protein was modified relative to this genomic sequence to represent the inferred CDS: deleted 1 base in 1 codon), with product METKISWNIGGSPMVGHLPVVRCLPTVACSGKVKIQNILEMSYQCYCGYCEEVPEKYIDSFTAFSGSGVAFMGMALEAMADGGVLVGIPRSMADKIAAYTMISAAKMVLKEGLQPSEIKSLVASPGGTTIHGLKVMEDCGVRSGIMGAVQRATERAIELRPKQT